The following are encoded in a window of Bacillus sp. SORGH_AS_0510 genomic DNA:
- the lepB gene encoding signal peptidase I — translation MKIEWKKEGMEWVKAFAIGIIIFAFIRTFFFSNYIVEGESMMPTLQDGNKLVVNKLGYQVGELNRFDVIVFHANAKEDFVKRIIGLPGDKIEYRNDQLYVNGHKYEEPFLNVYKQKSPGLKITGDFSLKEITGENTVPEGKLFVLGDNRLGSWDSRQFGFISTNQVVGKVDLRYWPLNEMDVHF, via the coding sequence ATGAAAATTGAATGGAAAAAGGAAGGAATGGAATGGGTTAAAGCCTTTGCAATTGGTATTATTATCTTTGCATTTATTCGTACATTTTTCTTCTCAAATTATATTGTTGAAGGTGAATCCATGATGCCCACACTCCAAGATGGAAACAAACTTGTGGTGAATAAACTCGGGTATCAAGTAGGGGAATTAAATCGTTTTGATGTCATTGTTTTTCATGCCAATGCCAAAGAAGATTTTGTTAAAAGAATCATAGGACTTCCAGGTGATAAAATAGAGTATCGTAATGACCAATTATATGTTAATGGGCATAAATACGAAGAACCTTTTTTAAATGTCTATAAACAAAAGTCGCCTGGTTTAAAAATAACAGGGGATTTTAGCTTAAAAGAAATTACGGGTGAAAATACAGTACCTGAAGGTAAATTATTTGTACTTGGTGATAACCGGTTGGGGAGCTGGGATAGTCGTCAATTCGGTTTTATTTCCACCAACCAGGTGGTAGGAAAAGTCGATTTACGCTACTGGCCATTAAATGAAATGGATGTTCATTTTTAA
- a CDS encoding TVP38/TMEM64 family protein has translation MDFDALKAWFTLENIMSLIQEYRALGPLPGIGLTIIEAFLPFLPLFLFVMANASAFGLWLGFLYSWIGTCIGALLVFLLIRKYGQKRLLSFLPRHPKVRKLMDWVDQHGFGPLFLLLCFPFTPSAVVNIVAGLSKISTAQYMLAVCIGKMVMIFTISYIGYDIHSLITKPFRTVTVLLVIFILWYVGKRIEGRLNKSTETDHNEELYRDKKLEKRRSYNEN, from the coding sequence ATGGACTTTGATGCATTGAAAGCTTGGTTTACGCTTGAAAATATTATGAGTCTAATACAGGAGTATCGAGCCCTCGGTCCATTGCCAGGTATTGGTCTGACGATAATCGAAGCCTTTCTTCCGTTTCTCCCTTTATTTCTATTTGTTATGGCTAATGCCAGTGCTTTTGGGCTTTGGTTAGGGTTTTTATATTCATGGATTGGCACTTGTATTGGAGCACTATTGGTATTTTTACTAATCAGAAAGTACGGGCAAAAACGATTGTTATCTTTTTTACCAAGACATCCAAAGGTGCGTAAACTTATGGATTGGGTGGATCAGCATGGATTTGGTCCCCTTTTTCTACTCCTTTGTTTTCCATTTACTCCATCGGCAGTCGTAAATATTGTTGCTGGTCTTTCAAAAATTAGCACAGCTCAATATATGCTTGCGGTTTGCATTGGGAAGATGGTAATGATTTTTACGATTAGTTATATTGGATATGATATTCATTCGTTAATAACTAAACCTTTTCGCACGGTCACCGTTTTACTTGTTATTTTCATTCTATGGTATGTAGGAAAAAGAATTGAAGGTAGATTGAATAAGAGTACAGAAACTGACCATAATGAAGAATTATATAGAGATAAGAAGTTGGAGAAAAGGAGGAGTTATAATGAAAATTGA
- a CDS encoding LCP family protein, producing MRADKHQHKKKRRWTSILLVLLLLVGAGVGYAYFQYKQGMNQSLKKINKDKQEPEEVYTFEGQKDQYGDTNILLLGSDARGKEKSRADTIMIVHYNEDKGTFKLTSIMRDSYVEIPGHGKHKINSAFSRGGPELMRQTIKQNFDIDLQYYAIVDFQGFVQLIDEAFPNGVEIDVEKKMSANIDVTLEPGLQRLNGTQLLGYVRFRHDAIGDFGRVERQQKVVNAIGNQLSGFQTITKLPKLIGVVTPYVKTNMDTSDMLFMAKDFFSDKRGNVTTLRIPIENSFTEPRIKGEGAVLDIDVEKNKEALHQFITH from the coding sequence ATGAGAGCAGATAAACATCAACATAAGAAAAAGAGAAGATGGACGTCCATATTGCTTGTATTGTTACTTTTAGTTGGAGCAGGAGTGGGTTATGCATATTTTCAATACAAACAGGGTATGAATCAATCATTAAAGAAAATAAATAAAGACAAGCAAGAACCTGAAGAAGTGTATACATTTGAAGGACAGAAGGATCAGTATGGGGATACGAATATTTTATTGCTCGGTAGCGATGCCAGAGGGAAAGAAAAGTCTCGGGCAGATACGATTATGATTGTACACTACAATGAGGATAAGGGAACGTTTAAACTAACTTCCATTATGAGAGATAGTTACGTTGAAATTCCAGGCCATGGTAAACATAAAATAAATTCGGCTTTCTCACGCGGTGGTCCAGAGTTAATGAGGCAAACCATAAAACAAAACTTTGATATTGACCTGCAATATTACGCTATTGTTGATTTTCAAGGCTTTGTCCAGTTGATTGATGAAGCTTTTCCAAATGGAGTAGAAATCGATGTAGAGAAGAAGATGTCTGCGAATATTGATGTAACGTTAGAACCAGGGTTACAAAGATTAAATGGTACACAACTTCTTGGATATGTTCGGTTTCGTCATGATGCAATCGGAGATTTTGGACGTGTGGAACGTCAACAAAAGGTTGTTAATGCAATTGGAAATCAATTAAGTGGATTTCAAACTATTACGAAGCTGCCAAAACTGATTGGTGTTGTCACACCATATGTGAAGACGAATATGGACACATCTGACATGTTATTTATGGCAAAAGACTTCTTCTCTGATAAAAGAGGAAATGTAACTACGTTACGAATACCAATAGAAAATAGCTTTACTGAACCGCGAATTAAGGGTGAGGGAGCTGTTTTGGATATTGATGTAGAAAAGAATAAAGAGGCACTTCATCAATTCATAACTCACTAA